The following proteins are encoded in a genomic region of Poecilia reticulata strain Guanapo linkage group LG11, Guppy_female_1.0+MT, whole genome shotgun sequence:
- the LOC103472341 gene encoding uncharacterized protein LOC103472341 isoform X3: protein MDNLETPYDEEDGFIECTVCEKSLRGNTLYKIHLTTPGHLKKEDALVAEGKAVREHIMPKFRDILHYLEYLNLDEPIIGLNFLEEVANFEPQLGARYTCKLCSQTSNLAEMVSHVIGRKHRQKYVELKRPDLVTWDSQTINTQGGKIMRAKAEIVERQNGRGVPEPLLRKGVEGRLNITRVPKHRQRFVPDVPPLLPELREYRPKKDFSGIYPDHLSRGRFEEGRRGADYMEGPSYREDRVNLDCYTRPLPEYADDPLQSTVLDPRDISRYDHRPTAPQSLDYLPEASAHKRPYAERDPLEEFYSEEIRRGQVRSQGYQPSPKMMYTEDEKLRRSLEREPGRLDNMRRHGSSEPEAKRRNLSTPFEGDRSRESSFDILKDYHHERRDPYQEEAFKWGTHEGPSAMSNIPEPFRRFLKGNGAEEGMSRRKSRFSDATPDEVKMAKEMYRDDYGLPYTQTGSDVRPVDAPIRPVIHYRERQPSHHGAGEGYSRGGFDTTSIFDLLKNVEIDNAEDANFLKSKISKLLEEFKSKKMEKAGVYQYDRPAREESDLRRSEELGFNNGNRLGWEQRDQTPAQRFHEYNHGEPRHSSRGRFEDNQPQYPESMRPHDYKAPSENYFDPHSSVPPLQMEQDSRMHREPRYSSNMDKITCALMDLVARK, encoded by the exons GGAAGGCCGTCAGAGAACATATCATGCCAAAGTTTAGGGACATTTTACACTACCTGGAATACCTGAATCTCGATGAGCCCATTATTG GTTTGAATTTTTTGGAAGAAGTGGCCAATTTTGAGCCACAGTTGGGTGCCAGATACACCTGCAAGTTATGCAGTCAGACATCCAACCTTGCAGAAATGGTCAGCCATGTGATTGGTCGTAAACACCGGCAGAAATATGTG GAGTTAAAACGGCCTGACTTGGTTACCTGGGACAGTCAAACCATAAACACCCAAGGAGGGAAGATAATGCGAGCCAAAGCGGAGATAGTTGAAAGACAAAATGGACGAGGAGTTCCAGAA CCGTTGTTGAGAAAGGGTGTTGAAGGAAGACTGAACATCACAAGAG ttccAAAGCACAGGCAAAGATTCGTACCCGATGTGCCTCCCCTCTTACCTGAATTGCGGGAGTATCGCCCAAAGAAGGATTTTTCCGGGATTTATCCAGACCATCTCAGCCGCGGTCGCTTTGAAGAGGGACGGAGAGGAGCGGATTACATGGAAGGTCCAAGTTACCGAGAGGATCGCGTGAACCTTGATTGCTACACCAGGCCACTGCCGGAATATGCCGACGATCCACTGCAGTCAACAGTTCTTGACCCACGAGACATTTCCAGGTACGATCACAGGCCCACTGCACCGCAGTCGCTGGATTATCTACCTGAAGCTTCTGCTCATAAAAGACCCTACGCAGAACGAGACCCTCTGGAGGAGTTCTACTCTGAGGAAATTCGTCGTGGTCAAGTTCGTTCTCAAGGATACCAGCCCTCTCCGAAGATGATGTACACAGAAGACGAAAAACTGCGAAGGTCTCTGGAGAGGGAACCCGGCAGACTTGACAATATGAGAAGACATGGGTCAAGTGAACCAGAGGCCAAGAGGAGAAACCTGTCCACTCCTTTCGAAGGCGATCGCTCACGCGAGTCTTCCTTTGACATACTTAAAGATTATCATCATGAAAGGAGAGACCCGTATCAAGAGGAGGCGTTTAAGTGGGGGACACACGAAGGTCCCAGTGCCATGTCTAACATACCGGAGCCGTTCAGGCGCTTCCTGAAAGGTAACGGAGCCGAAGAAGGTATGAGCAGGCGAAAAAGCCGCTTTTCTGATGCCACGCCAGACGAAGTAAAGATGGCAAAGGAGAT gtACAGAGATGACTATGGACTTCCATACACTCAAACTGGTTCAGATGTTCGACCAGTTGATGCACCGATAAGGCCGGTCATCCACTACAGAGAACGTCAG ccttcaCATCATGGAGCAGGGGAAGGCTACAGTAGAGGAGGCTTTGACACGACGAGCATCTTTGACCTTCTG AAAAACGTTGAAATTGATAATGCAGAAGATGCCAACTTCCTGAAGAGCAAAATTTCCAAACTTCTGGAAGAATTTAAGAGCAAAAAGATGGAGAAAGCTGGG GTATACCAGTATGATAGACCCGCAAGGGAGGAGTCTGACCTCAGACGATCCGAAGAGCTCGGTTTCAACAACGGTAACAGACTTGGTTGGGAGCAGCGTGATCAGACACCTGCACAGCGGTTCCATGAATACAACCACGGGGAACCCAGACACTCCAGCAGAGGTCGTTTTGAAG ATAACCAACCTCAATATCCTGAGTCCATGCGTCCTCATGACTACAAAGCTCCATCTGAGAACTATTTTGACCCTCACTCCTCTGTACCTCCTCTCCAAATGGAACAAGACAGCAGGATGCATCGTGAGCCTCGCTACTCTTCAAATATGGATAAAATCACCTGTGCCCTCATGGATCTTGTCGCAAGAAAATAG
- the LOC103472341 gene encoding uncharacterized protein LOC103472341 isoform X1, with product MDNLETPYDEEDGFIECTVCEKSLRGNTLYKIHLTTPGHLKKEDALVAEGKAVREHIMPKFRDILHYLEYLNLDEPIIGLNFLEEVANFEPQLGARYTCKLCSQTSNLAEMVSHVIGRKHRQKYVELKRPDLVTWDSQTINTQGGKIMRAKAEIVERQNGRGVPEPLLRKGVEGRLNITRVPKHRQRFVPDVPPLLPELREYRPKKDFSGIYPDHLSRGRFEEGRRGADYMEGPSYREDRVNLDCYTRPLPEYADDPLQSTVLDPRDISRYDHRPTAPQSLDYLPEASAHKRPYAERDPLEEFYSEEIRRGQVRSQGYQPSPKMMYTEDEKLRRSLEREPGRLDNMRRHGSSEPEAKRRNLSTPFEGDRSRESSFDILKDYHHERRDPYQEEAFKWGTHEGPSAMSNIPEPFRRFLKGNGAEEGMSRRKSRFSDATPDEVKMAKEMYRDDYGLPYTQTGSDVRPVDAPIRPVIHYRERQPSHHGAGEGYSRGGFDTTSIFDLLKNVEIDNAEDANFLKSKISKLLEEFKSKKMEKAGQYDHGRAEVSKNYSDLNPNPQLPQVYQYDRPAREESDLRRSEELGFNNGNRLGWEQRDQTPAQRFHEYNHGEPRHSSRGRFEDNQPQYPESMRPHDYKAPSENYFDPHSSVPPLQMEQDSRMHREPRYSSNMDKITCALMDLVARK from the exons GGAAGGCCGTCAGAGAACATATCATGCCAAAGTTTAGGGACATTTTACACTACCTGGAATACCTGAATCTCGATGAGCCCATTATTG GTTTGAATTTTTTGGAAGAAGTGGCCAATTTTGAGCCACAGTTGGGTGCCAGATACACCTGCAAGTTATGCAGTCAGACATCCAACCTTGCAGAAATGGTCAGCCATGTGATTGGTCGTAAACACCGGCAGAAATATGTG GAGTTAAAACGGCCTGACTTGGTTACCTGGGACAGTCAAACCATAAACACCCAAGGAGGGAAGATAATGCGAGCCAAAGCGGAGATAGTTGAAAGACAAAATGGACGAGGAGTTCCAGAA CCGTTGTTGAGAAAGGGTGTTGAAGGAAGACTGAACATCACAAGAG ttccAAAGCACAGGCAAAGATTCGTACCCGATGTGCCTCCCCTCTTACCTGAATTGCGGGAGTATCGCCCAAAGAAGGATTTTTCCGGGATTTATCCAGACCATCTCAGCCGCGGTCGCTTTGAAGAGGGACGGAGAGGAGCGGATTACATGGAAGGTCCAAGTTACCGAGAGGATCGCGTGAACCTTGATTGCTACACCAGGCCACTGCCGGAATATGCCGACGATCCACTGCAGTCAACAGTTCTTGACCCACGAGACATTTCCAGGTACGATCACAGGCCCACTGCACCGCAGTCGCTGGATTATCTACCTGAAGCTTCTGCTCATAAAAGACCCTACGCAGAACGAGACCCTCTGGAGGAGTTCTACTCTGAGGAAATTCGTCGTGGTCAAGTTCGTTCTCAAGGATACCAGCCCTCTCCGAAGATGATGTACACAGAAGACGAAAAACTGCGAAGGTCTCTGGAGAGGGAACCCGGCAGACTTGACAATATGAGAAGACATGGGTCAAGTGAACCAGAGGCCAAGAGGAGAAACCTGTCCACTCCTTTCGAAGGCGATCGCTCACGCGAGTCTTCCTTTGACATACTTAAAGATTATCATCATGAAAGGAGAGACCCGTATCAAGAGGAGGCGTTTAAGTGGGGGACACACGAAGGTCCCAGTGCCATGTCTAACATACCGGAGCCGTTCAGGCGCTTCCTGAAAGGTAACGGAGCCGAAGAAGGTATGAGCAGGCGAAAAAGCCGCTTTTCTGATGCCACGCCAGACGAAGTAAAGATGGCAAAGGAGAT gtACAGAGATGACTATGGACTTCCATACACTCAAACTGGTTCAGATGTTCGACCAGTTGATGCACCGATAAGGCCGGTCATCCACTACAGAGAACGTCAG ccttcaCATCATGGAGCAGGGGAAGGCTACAGTAGAGGAGGCTTTGACACGACGAGCATCTTTGACCTTCTG AAAAACGTTGAAATTGATAATGCAGAAGATGCCAACTTCCTGAAGAGCAAAATTTCCAAACTTCTGGAAGAATTTAAGAGCAAAAAGATGGAGAAAGCTGGG caGTATGACCACGGTCGAGCCGAAGTCTCCAAAAATTACAGCGACCTAAACCCGAACCCACAACTTCCTCAGGTATACCAGTATGATAGACCCGCAAGGGAGGAGTCTGACCTCAGACGATCCGAAGAGCTCGGTTTCAACAACGGTAACAGACTTGGTTGGGAGCAGCGTGATCAGACACCTGCACAGCGGTTCCATGAATACAACCACGGGGAACCCAGACACTCCAGCAGAGGTCGTTTTGAAG ATAACCAACCTCAATATCCTGAGTCCATGCGTCCTCATGACTACAAAGCTCCATCTGAGAACTATTTTGACCCTCACTCCTCTGTACCTCCTCTCCAAATGGAACAAGACAGCAGGATGCATCGTGAGCCTCGCTACTCTTCAAATATGGATAAAATCACCTGTGCCCTCATGGATCTTGTCGCAAGAAAATAG
- the LOC103472341 gene encoding uncharacterized protein LOC103472341 isoform X2: MDNLETPYDEEDGFIECTVCEKSLRGNTLYKIHLTTPGHLKKEDALVAEGKAVREHIMPKFRDILHYLEYLNLDEPIIGLNFLEEVANFEPQLGARYTCKLCSQTSNLAEMVSHVIGRKHRQKYVELKRPDLVTWDSQTINTQGGKIMRAKAEIVERQNGRGVPEPLLRKGVEGRLNITRVPKHRQRFVPDVPPLLPELREYRPKKDFSGIYPDHLSRGRFEEGRRGADYMEGPSYREDRVNLDCYTRPLPEYADDPLQSTVLDPRDISRYDHRPTAPQSLDYLPEASAHKRPYAERDPLEEFYSEEIRRGQVRSQGYQPSPKMMYTEDEKLRRSLEREPGRLDNMRRHGSSEPEAKRRNLSTPFEGDRSRESSFDILKDYHHERRDPYQEEAFKWGTHEGPSAMSNIPEPFRRFLKGNGAEEGMSRRKSRFSDATPDEVKMAKEMYRDDYGLPYTQTGSDVRPVDAPIRPVIHYRERQPSHHGAGEGYSRGGFDTTSIFDLLKNVEIDNAEDANFLKSKISKLLEEFKSKKMEKAGYDHGRAEVSKNYSDLNPNPQLPQVYQYDRPAREESDLRRSEELGFNNGNRLGWEQRDQTPAQRFHEYNHGEPRHSSRGRFEDNQPQYPESMRPHDYKAPSENYFDPHSSVPPLQMEQDSRMHREPRYSSNMDKITCALMDLVARK; this comes from the exons GGAAGGCCGTCAGAGAACATATCATGCCAAAGTTTAGGGACATTTTACACTACCTGGAATACCTGAATCTCGATGAGCCCATTATTG GTTTGAATTTTTTGGAAGAAGTGGCCAATTTTGAGCCACAGTTGGGTGCCAGATACACCTGCAAGTTATGCAGTCAGACATCCAACCTTGCAGAAATGGTCAGCCATGTGATTGGTCGTAAACACCGGCAGAAATATGTG GAGTTAAAACGGCCTGACTTGGTTACCTGGGACAGTCAAACCATAAACACCCAAGGAGGGAAGATAATGCGAGCCAAAGCGGAGATAGTTGAAAGACAAAATGGACGAGGAGTTCCAGAA CCGTTGTTGAGAAAGGGTGTTGAAGGAAGACTGAACATCACAAGAG ttccAAAGCACAGGCAAAGATTCGTACCCGATGTGCCTCCCCTCTTACCTGAATTGCGGGAGTATCGCCCAAAGAAGGATTTTTCCGGGATTTATCCAGACCATCTCAGCCGCGGTCGCTTTGAAGAGGGACGGAGAGGAGCGGATTACATGGAAGGTCCAAGTTACCGAGAGGATCGCGTGAACCTTGATTGCTACACCAGGCCACTGCCGGAATATGCCGACGATCCACTGCAGTCAACAGTTCTTGACCCACGAGACATTTCCAGGTACGATCACAGGCCCACTGCACCGCAGTCGCTGGATTATCTACCTGAAGCTTCTGCTCATAAAAGACCCTACGCAGAACGAGACCCTCTGGAGGAGTTCTACTCTGAGGAAATTCGTCGTGGTCAAGTTCGTTCTCAAGGATACCAGCCCTCTCCGAAGATGATGTACACAGAAGACGAAAAACTGCGAAGGTCTCTGGAGAGGGAACCCGGCAGACTTGACAATATGAGAAGACATGGGTCAAGTGAACCAGAGGCCAAGAGGAGAAACCTGTCCACTCCTTTCGAAGGCGATCGCTCACGCGAGTCTTCCTTTGACATACTTAAAGATTATCATCATGAAAGGAGAGACCCGTATCAAGAGGAGGCGTTTAAGTGGGGGACACACGAAGGTCCCAGTGCCATGTCTAACATACCGGAGCCGTTCAGGCGCTTCCTGAAAGGTAACGGAGCCGAAGAAGGTATGAGCAGGCGAAAAAGCCGCTTTTCTGATGCCACGCCAGACGAAGTAAAGATGGCAAAGGAGAT gtACAGAGATGACTATGGACTTCCATACACTCAAACTGGTTCAGATGTTCGACCAGTTGATGCACCGATAAGGCCGGTCATCCACTACAGAGAACGTCAG ccttcaCATCATGGAGCAGGGGAAGGCTACAGTAGAGGAGGCTTTGACACGACGAGCATCTTTGACCTTCTG AAAAACGTTGAAATTGATAATGCAGAAGATGCCAACTTCCTGAAGAGCAAAATTTCCAAACTTCTGGAAGAATTTAAGAGCAAAAAGATGGAGAAAGCTGGG TATGACCACGGTCGAGCCGAAGTCTCCAAAAATTACAGCGACCTAAACCCGAACCCACAACTTCCTCAGGTATACCAGTATGATAGACCCGCAAGGGAGGAGTCTGACCTCAGACGATCCGAAGAGCTCGGTTTCAACAACGGTAACAGACTTGGTTGGGAGCAGCGTGATCAGACACCTGCACAGCGGTTCCATGAATACAACCACGGGGAACCCAGACACTCCAGCAGAGGTCGTTTTGAAG ATAACCAACCTCAATATCCTGAGTCCATGCGTCCTCATGACTACAAAGCTCCATCTGAGAACTATTTTGACCCTCACTCCTCTGTACCTCCTCTCCAAATGGAACAAGACAGCAGGATGCATCGTGAGCCTCGCTACTCTTCAAATATGGATAAAATCACCTGTGCCCTCATGGATCTTGTCGCAAGAAAATAG
- the LOC103472341 gene encoding uncharacterized protein LOC103472341 isoform X4 translates to MPKFRDILHYLEYLNLDEPIIGLNFLEEVANFEPQLGARYTCKLCSQTSNLAEMVSHVIGRKHRQKYVELKRPDLVTWDSQTINTQGGKIMRAKAEIVERQNGRGVPEPLLRKGVEGRLNITRVPKHRQRFVPDVPPLLPELREYRPKKDFSGIYPDHLSRGRFEEGRRGADYMEGPSYREDRVNLDCYTRPLPEYADDPLQSTVLDPRDISRYDHRPTAPQSLDYLPEASAHKRPYAERDPLEEFYSEEIRRGQVRSQGYQPSPKMMYTEDEKLRRSLEREPGRLDNMRRHGSSEPEAKRRNLSTPFEGDRSRESSFDILKDYHHERRDPYQEEAFKWGTHEGPSAMSNIPEPFRRFLKGNGAEEGMSRRKSRFSDATPDEVKMAKEMYRDDYGLPYTQTGSDVRPVDAPIRPVIHYRERQPSHHGAGEGYSRGGFDTTSIFDLLKNVEIDNAEDANFLKSKISKLLEEFKSKKMEKAGQYDHGRAEVSKNYSDLNPNPQLPQVYQYDRPAREESDLRRSEELGFNNGNRLGWEQRDQTPAQRFHEYNHGEPRHSSRGRFEDNQPQYPESMRPHDYKAPSENYFDPHSSVPPLQMEQDSRMHREPRYSSNMDKITCALMDLVARK, encoded by the exons ATGCCAAAGTTTAGGGACATTTTACACTACCTGGAATACCTGAATCTCGATGAGCCCATTATTG GTTTGAATTTTTTGGAAGAAGTGGCCAATTTTGAGCCACAGTTGGGTGCCAGATACACCTGCAAGTTATGCAGTCAGACATCCAACCTTGCAGAAATGGTCAGCCATGTGATTGGTCGTAAACACCGGCAGAAATATGTG GAGTTAAAACGGCCTGACTTGGTTACCTGGGACAGTCAAACCATAAACACCCAAGGAGGGAAGATAATGCGAGCCAAAGCGGAGATAGTTGAAAGACAAAATGGACGAGGAGTTCCAGAA CCGTTGTTGAGAAAGGGTGTTGAAGGAAGACTGAACATCACAAGAG ttccAAAGCACAGGCAAAGATTCGTACCCGATGTGCCTCCCCTCTTACCTGAATTGCGGGAGTATCGCCCAAAGAAGGATTTTTCCGGGATTTATCCAGACCATCTCAGCCGCGGTCGCTTTGAAGAGGGACGGAGAGGAGCGGATTACATGGAAGGTCCAAGTTACCGAGAGGATCGCGTGAACCTTGATTGCTACACCAGGCCACTGCCGGAATATGCCGACGATCCACTGCAGTCAACAGTTCTTGACCCACGAGACATTTCCAGGTACGATCACAGGCCCACTGCACCGCAGTCGCTGGATTATCTACCTGAAGCTTCTGCTCATAAAAGACCCTACGCAGAACGAGACCCTCTGGAGGAGTTCTACTCTGAGGAAATTCGTCGTGGTCAAGTTCGTTCTCAAGGATACCAGCCCTCTCCGAAGATGATGTACACAGAAGACGAAAAACTGCGAAGGTCTCTGGAGAGGGAACCCGGCAGACTTGACAATATGAGAAGACATGGGTCAAGTGAACCAGAGGCCAAGAGGAGAAACCTGTCCACTCCTTTCGAAGGCGATCGCTCACGCGAGTCTTCCTTTGACATACTTAAAGATTATCATCATGAAAGGAGAGACCCGTATCAAGAGGAGGCGTTTAAGTGGGGGACACACGAAGGTCCCAGTGCCATGTCTAACATACCGGAGCCGTTCAGGCGCTTCCTGAAAGGTAACGGAGCCGAAGAAGGTATGAGCAGGCGAAAAAGCCGCTTTTCTGATGCCACGCCAGACGAAGTAAAGATGGCAAAGGAGAT gtACAGAGATGACTATGGACTTCCATACACTCAAACTGGTTCAGATGTTCGACCAGTTGATGCACCGATAAGGCCGGTCATCCACTACAGAGAACGTCAG ccttcaCATCATGGAGCAGGGGAAGGCTACAGTAGAGGAGGCTTTGACACGACGAGCATCTTTGACCTTCTG AAAAACGTTGAAATTGATAATGCAGAAGATGCCAACTTCCTGAAGAGCAAAATTTCCAAACTTCTGGAAGAATTTAAGAGCAAAAAGATGGAGAAAGCTGGG caGTATGACCACGGTCGAGCCGAAGTCTCCAAAAATTACAGCGACCTAAACCCGAACCCACAACTTCCTCAGGTATACCAGTATGATAGACCCGCAAGGGAGGAGTCTGACCTCAGACGATCCGAAGAGCTCGGTTTCAACAACGGTAACAGACTTGGTTGGGAGCAGCGTGATCAGACACCTGCACAGCGGTTCCATGAATACAACCACGGGGAACCCAGACACTCCAGCAGAGGTCGTTTTGAAG ATAACCAACCTCAATATCCTGAGTCCATGCGTCCTCATGACTACAAAGCTCCATCTGAGAACTATTTTGACCCTCACTCCTCTGTACCTCCTCTCCAAATGGAACAAGACAGCAGGATGCATCGTGAGCCTCGCTACTCTTCAAATATGGATAAAATCACCTGTGCCCTCATGGATCTTGTCGCAAGAAAATAG